One region of Trachemys scripta elegans isolate TJP31775 chromosome 8, CAS_Tse_1.0, whole genome shotgun sequence genomic DNA includes:
- the PRPF38A gene encoding pre-mRNA-splicing factor 38A, with translation MANRTVKDAHSIHGTNPQYLVEKIIRTRIYESKYWKEECFGLTAELVVDKAMELRYVGGVYGGNIKPTPFLCLTLKMLQIQPEKDIIVEFIKNEDFKYVRMLGALYMRLTGTAIDCYKYLEPLYNDYRKIKSQNRNGEFELMHVDEFIDELLHSERVCDIILPRLQKRYVLEEAEQLETRVSALEEDMDDVESSEEEEEEDEKLERAPSPDHRRRGYRDLDKPRRSPALRYRRSRSRSPRRRSRSPKRRSPSPRRERHRSKSPRRHRSRSRERRHRSRSKSPGHHRSHRHRSHSKSPERSKKSHKKSRRGNE, from the exons ATGGCGAACCGGACGGTGAAGGATGCGCACAGCATCCACGGCACCAACCCGCAGTACCTGGTGGAGAAGATCATCCGCACCCGCATCTATGAGTCCAAGTACTGGAAGGAGGAGTGTTTCGGCCTCACGG CTGAACTGGTGGTGGATAAAGCCATGGAACTGAGATATGTTGGTGGCGTTTATGGTGGAAACATCAAGCCTACACCATTCCTCTGCTTGACCCTGAAAATGCTGCAGATCCAGCCTGAAAAGGACATCATTGTTGAGTTTATAAAGAATGAGGATTTCAA ATATGTCAGAATGCTTGGAGCATTGTATATGAGATTGACAGGCACTGCCATTGACTGCTACAAGTACCTTGAACCACTGTACAATGACTACcgaaaaataaaaagtcaaaacagAAATGGGG AATTTGAGCTGATGCATGTGGATGAGTTTATTGATGAACTTCTTCACAGTGAACGTGTATGTGATATCATTTTGCCTCGATTGCAG AAACGTTATGTTCTGGAAGAAGCTGAACAATTGGAGACTCGGGTTAGTGCTTTAGAAGAAGATATGGATGATGTAGAgtccagtgaggaggaggaggaggaagatgagaaG ctgGAGAGGGCACCTTCCCCCGATCATCGCAGAAGAGGCTACAGAGACCTAGATAAGCCCCGCAGATCTCCAGCTCTACGATACAGGAGGAGTCGAAGCAGGTCTCCAAGAAG GCGAAGCAGATCTCCAAAGAGGAGAAG CCCCTCACCTCGTCGGGAGAGACATCGCAGCAAAAGCCCAAGGCGACACCGGAGCAGGTCCAGGGAGAGGCGCCACAGATCAAGATCTAAATCTCCAG GGCATCATCGTAGCCACCGACACAGAAGCCATTCTAAGTCACCTGAAAG ATCTAAGAAAAGCCATAAGAAGAGTCGGCGAGGGAATGAATAA